The genomic interval CGGCAGCCATATTTAGGAACTTCAAATCCGAATGCCTCGCTGGATTAAATGTAGGGGCAGGTCTGGGGAAGGGTGGCGCATGATCCAGGTCCACGGGACCTGCGTCGAAGTCGGGGGCTTGGCCGTTTTGCTGCGAGGTCCGCCGGGGAGCGGCAAGTCGGATTTGGCGCTTCGACTGATCGACCGCGGCGCGCGCCTGGTCGCCGATGACCGGGTCGATCTGCGTTCGCGCGGCAAGAAATTGATCGCGAGTGCTCCGCAGCCCATCGCGGGACGAATCGAGGTGCGTGGGCTGGGCATCGTCGAAGTGAGTGCTGTCGCCGAGGCGCGTCTCGCACTTGTGGTGGATCTCGTGGCATCTGGCGGTGCTGAGCGCATGCCGGACCCGGCCGCATGCGATTTCCTCGGCATAGAAGTTCGCCGGATCGAGCTCGCGCCGTTCGAGGCGTCCGCCGCCGCAAAGGTCAGGATGGCCACCCGCAGTTTGGCGCACCCCCCTGCCGAAGCCGCTCTATAATGGCACCATGATGAACGAACCCGCCGCCAGATCAGAAGCGTCGACCGCGCCCCGCAAGGACTCGTCGCGCCATTCGACGGGGAATGCGGCCAAGGTGGTGCTCGTCACCGGTCTTTCGGGTGCAGGGCGATCGACGGCACTCAAGATTCTCGAAGACCTCGGCTACGAGGCGGTCGATAACCTTCCGCTCTCGCTTCTTTCCAACCTCGTTCGGCCCGGCGATCGACTTGGCCGTCCGCTCGCGATCGGCGTCGATATTCGCACGCGCGATTTTGCGGTCGATCCGCTCCTGCGCGCCATCGACGGTTTGATGACGCAGACGGGTGTCGCCCCAAGGCTTCTCTTCGTCGATTGCGAGGACGAAGCTTTGCAACGTCGGTTCACGGAAACGCGGCGACGCCATCCCCTTGCCGATGATCGCCCGATCGTCGACGGCATCCGTCTCGAACGCGCGTTCATGGCGCGGATTCAGGAGCGGGCCAACGTCGTGATCGATACGACGAGCATGAAACTCGGCGACTTCAAGCGGGCGATGAAGGAGTATTTCGGCCTCGACCGCGGCCCGGACATGTTGGTGACGGTTATGTCGTTTTCCTACCAGGGTGGCGTGCCGCGGGAGGCCGATATCGTCATCGATACGCGGTTCCTCGACAATCCGCATTACGTGCTGGAGCTTTCGGGGCTTTCCGGCAAGGATGCGGCGGTCGCGGCCTATGTGGCGAAGGATCCGGGCTTTGCCCCCTTCCTCA from Alphaproteobacteria bacterium carries:
- the rapZ gene encoding RNase adapter RapZ, whose translation is MMNEPAARSEASTAPRKDSSRHSTGNAAKVVLVTGLSGAGRSTALKILEDLGYEAVDNLPLSLLSNLVRPGDRLGRPLAIGVDIRTRDFAVDPLLRAIDGLMTQTGVAPRLLFVDCEDEALQRRFTETRRRHPLADDRPIVDGIRLERAFMARIQERANVVIDTTSMKLGDFKRAMKEYFGLDRGPDMLVTVMSFSYQGGVPREADIVIDTRFLDNPHYVLELSGLSGKDAAVAAYVAKDPGFAPFLTGFKSWLAPLFPRFEREGKSYLTIAIGCTGGRHRSVAVAETVAEWLRGLGRQVSLRHRDIDRQRDA
- a CDS encoding HPr kinase/phosphatase C-terminal domain-containing protein, whose product is MIQVHGTCVEVGGLAVLLRGPPGSGKSDLALRLIDRGARLVADDRVDLRSRGKKLIASAPQPIAGRIEVRGLGIVEVSAVAEARLALVVDLVASGGAERMPDPAACDFLGIEVRRIELAPFEASAAAKVRMATRSLAHPPAEAAL